A genomic window from Camelus ferus isolate YT-003-E chromosome X, BCGSAC_Cfer_1.0, whole genome shotgun sequence includes:
- the TBX22 gene encoding T-box transcription factor TBX22 translates to MALSSRAHAFSVEALVGRPSKRKLKDPREEAQHELLEKEGGEEEEEERRSSATVKKSEQAEKRPKTEPLATTFSGCGGGSGDRNSGVSLEEKDAIQVELQGSELWKRFHDIGTEMIITKAGRRMFPSVRVKVKGLDPGKQYYVAIDVVPVDSKRYRYVYHSSQWMVAGNTDHSCITPRFYVHPDSPCSGETWMRQIISFDRVKLTNNEMDDKGHIILQSMHKYKPRVHVMKQDSRVDMSRIQSLPAEGVKTFSFKETEFTTVTAYQNQQITKLKIDRNPFAKGFRDPGRNRGVLDGLLETYPWRPSLSLDFKTFGADTRSGSSGSSPVTSSGGAPSPLNSLLSPPCSPPTFHIPTGSLGMPCSEVYLHNINLPLCYKICPTNFWRQQPLILPAPERLASSNSSQSLAPLMMEVPILSSLGVTNSKNGSSEDFNGQCQQAPNSASQMLYGLQAPGNILSPNPISQEAIGCSFHPSYGFYRYNFSMPSRLVNAANRLKVNDNSHISFREGKCNHVPWYPKINHCL, encoded by the exons ATGGCTCTGAGCTCTCGGGCGCACGCCTTTTCGGTGGAAGCCTTGGTGGGAAGACCcagcaaaagaaaactgaaagaccCAAGAGAGGAGGCACAGCATGAGCTGCTGGAGaaagagggtggagaggaggaggaagaagagagaaggagcagCGCCACAGTGAAGAAGAGCGAACAAG CAGAAAAGCGACCCAAGACAGAACCCTTAGCAACTACTTTCTCAGGCTGTGGAGGCGGCAGCGGCGACCGCAACAGCGGCGTAAGTCTGGAAGAGAAAGATGCTATCCAAGTGGAGCTTCAAGGATCCGAGCTGTGGAAGAGATTCCATGACATTGGGACTGAGATGATCATTACCAAGGCGGGCAG GAGGATGTTCCCCTCTGTTCGGGTCAAGGTGAAAGGGCTGGACCCAGGGAAACAGTACTATGTGGCCATTGATGTGGTGCCTGTGGATTCCAAACGCTATAG GTACGTGTATCACAGCTCGCAGTGGATGGTAGCTGGGAATACAGATCACTCATGCATCACTCCCAGGTTCTATGTTCACCCGGACTCTCCCTGCTCTGGAGAGACCTGGATGCGACAGATCATCAGCTTCGATCGAGTCAAACTCACCAACAATGAGATGGACGACAAAGGCCAT ATCATTCTGCAGTCCATGCACAAGTACAAGCCCCGTGTTCACGTGATGAAGCAGGACAGCAGGGTTGACATGTCCCGGATTCAGTCCCTGCCTGCTGAAGGGGTTAAAACATTCTCCTTTAAAGAAACTGAGTTCACCACGGTGACAGCTTACCAAAACCAGCAG ATTACCAAACTGAAAATAGACAGGAATCCTTTTGCAAAAGGATTTAGAGATCCTGGAAGAAACAG GGGTGTATTGGATGGGCTTTTAGAGACCTACCCATGGAGGCCTTCTCTCAGTttggattttaaaacttttggtgCAGACACACGAA GTGGAAGCAGTGGCTCATCTCCAGTGACCTCTAGTGGAGGGGCTCCCTCTCCTTTGAACTCTTTGCTTTCTCCACCTTGCTCCCCTCCTACTTTTCACATACCTACAGGCTCCCTTGGAATGCCCTGTTCAGAAGTGTACCTACACAATATCAACCTGCCCCTTTGCTACAAGATTTGCCCAACTAATTTTTGGCGACAACAGCCTCTTATCTTGCCTGCTCCTGAAAGGCTAGCAAGCAGCAACAGTTCTCAGTCTTTAGCCCCACTCATGATGGAAGTTCCCATATTATCTTCCTTGGGGGTCACCAATTCAAAAAATGGTTCATCTGAAGACTTCAATGGACAATGTCAACAAGCTCCTAATTCTGCCAGTCAAATGTTGTATGGATTACAGGCACCTGGAAACATTTTATCACCAAACCCCATTTCCCAGGAAGCAATTGGTTGCTCTTTCCATCCTTCCTATGGTTTTTATAGGTACAACTTTTCCATGCCATCTAGATTGGTAAATGCTGCCAACCGTCTCAAAGTGAATGACAACAGTCACATTTCTTTTAGAGAAGGCAAATGTAATCATGTTCCTTGGTATCCAAAAATTAACCATTGCCTTTAA